From Candidatus Goldiibacteriota bacterium, the proteins below share one genomic window:
- the def gene encoding peptide deformylase, whose amino-acid sequence MAKKGIETGLIKVYPDSILRVRSTEVEKIGHLEKVLFRQMLEIMKAFKGVGIAAPQIGISRRLIVVDTGEGPVFMANPRIINGSGLEVMEEGCLSVPGALVDVSRKSNVTVTGINEKGKFKEIKAEGFFARALQHEIDHLEGKLIIDYMPFDDKIKFGM is encoded by the coding sequence ATGGCAAAGAAAGGTATTGAAACCGGTTTAATAAAGGTATATCCTGATTCAATTCTTCGCGTCAGAAGCACAGAAGTTGAAAAAATAGGGCATTTGGAGAAAGTCCTTTTCAGGCAGATGCTGGAAATAATGAAAGCGTTTAAAGGTGTCGGGATTGCAGCTCCTCAGATAGGCATATCGCGGAGGCTGATTGTTGTTGATACGGGAGAAGGCCCTGTTTTTATGGCAAATCCAAGGATAATAAACGGAAGCGGCCTGGAAGTAATGGAAGAAGGGTGTTTAAGCGTTCCGGGCGCGCTTGTGGACGTTTCAAGAAAAAGCAATGTGACGGTCACAGGGATTAATGAAAAAGGAAAATTTAAGGAAATTAAAGCCGAAGGGTTCTTTGCAAGGGCGCTTCAGCATGAAATAGACCATCTTGAAGGGAAACTTATAATTGATTATATGCCTTTTGATGATAAAATAAAATTTGGGATGTAA
- a CDS encoding class I SAM-dependent methyltransferase: MKMKVYDVNAAEYDSWFDKNKAVFLSEIAAIKKFIPEKGEGVEIGTGTGRFAAELGIKTGVDISVPMMSFAVKRGVIALKADASALPFMNDVFDYALLTTVICFLKKPAAALKEACRVLKPKGVLIIGFVHKDGFLGRFYKKKKSVYYKHAVFYTAGEIKKMLKKAGFSGFKTIKTLSRMPSEIKKPELNGCKDGGFTVIAAVKKGDL; this comes from the coding sequence GTGAAAATGAAAGTATATGATGTTAATGCGGCAGAATATGACAGCTGGTTTGATAAAAACAAAGCGGTTTTTTTGTCCGAAATTGCAGCTATAAAAAAGTTTATTCCTGAAAAAGGCGAAGGTGTTGAAATAGGCACAGGCACCGGCAGATTTGCCGCGGAATTGGGCATAAAAACCGGTGTGGATATTTCCGTGCCTATGATGTCTTTTGCTGTTAAAAGGGGCGTTATCGCTTTAAAGGCTGATGCTTCCGCGCTTCCGTTTATGAATGATGTATTTGATTACGCGCTTTTAACCACGGTCATCTGTTTTTTAAAAAAACCCGCCGCGGCTTTAAAAGAGGCGTGCAGGGTATTAAAACCCAAAGGTGTTTTAATTATTGGTTTTGTACATAAAGACGGTTTTTTGGGGCGTTTTTATAAAAAAAAGAAAAGTGTTTATTATAAGCACGCCGTATTTTATACTGCCGGTGAAATAAAGAAGATGCTAAAAAAGGCTGGTTTTTCAGGGTTTAAAACCATAAAAACACTTTCAAGGATGCCGTCTGAAATAAAAAAGCCCGAACTGAACGGCTGTAAAGACGGCGGTTTTACCGTAATAGCCGCGGTTAAAAAAGGAGATTTATGA
- a CDS encoding DnaJ domain-containing protein — protein MKHGIEEIKNACKILGLSMFETRKGVEKKYKELIKQKHPDVNKKSEATAETAEINKAYAVINDYFDDYVFSFGKTEFGRYNPHDADMERMKHDTTWGV, from the coding sequence ATGAAGCACGGAATTGAAGAGATAAAAAACGCGTGCAAAATACTTGGACTTTCAATGTTTGAAACAAGAAAGGGTGTTGAAAAAAAGTATAAAGAACTTATAAAGCAGAAACATCCGGATGTTAATAAAAAATCGGAAGCAACCGCCGAAACGGCTGAAATTAATAAGGCGTATGCTGTTATAAATGATTATTTTGATGATTATGTTTTTTCTTTTGGGAAAACTGAATTTGGCAGATATAACCCTCATGACGCTGATATGGAAAGAATGAAACACGACACCACATGGGGTGTTTAA
- a CDS encoding ketoacyl-ACP synthase III has product MKAGLLGTGYYVPEKIMKNKDFETMVETSDEWIRTMTGIEERRFAAEGEAVSDMGLKAAEMAIKNAGIKKEDIGLIITATITSDYPWPSAAALIQSKLNIPGVPAFDISAACSGFMYGLSLAKDMVNSGTYKNVLVIAAEKLSSITDMTDRNTCVLLGDGAGAAVVGLSETSEILAAAIHADGSKVSMLYQPAGGSLMPATEESVKNRMHYLKMNGKEVYKQAVDKMPAVLTEVMDKAQRKPENIDFIIFHQANLRIINSIAEKFGWPAEKNIVNIQKYGNTSAATIPIALAEAIEQGRIKKGSIVAMSAFGAGLTWGAAIIKV; this is encoded by the coding sequence GTGAAAGCAGGGCTGCTGGGCACAGGTTATTATGTTCCTGAAAAAATTATGAAGAATAAAGATTTTGAAACAATGGTGGAAACTTCCGATGAATGGATAAGGACAATGACCGGAATTGAAGAACGCAGGTTTGCCGCGGAAGGTGAAGCAGTATCTGATATGGGGTTAAAAGCCGCTGAAATGGCAATAAAAAATGCCGGCATAAAAAAAGAAGATATAGGACTTATAATAACCGCGACTATCACTTCGGATTATCCTTGGCCGTCAGCCGCGGCCCTTATACAGTCAAAACTGAATATTCCGGGAGTTCCGGCTTTTGATATTTCAGCAGCCTGTTCCGGATTTATGTACGGCCTTTCACTGGCTAAAGATATGGTAAACAGCGGGACTTACAAGAATGTACTTGTAATAGCCGCGGAAAAATTATCATCAATAACCGATATGACAGACCGCAATACCTGTGTGCTTTTAGGCGACGGCGCGGGCGCCGCTGTTGTAGGGCTGTCTGAAACATCGGAAATATTAGCAGCAGCCATACACGCTGACGGGTCAAAAGTTTCCATGTTGTACCAGCCTGCCGGCGGTTCGCTGATGCCGGCGACCGAAGAAAGCGTTAAAAACAGGATGCATTACCTTAAAATGAACGGCAAAGAGGTTTATAAACAGGCGGTTGATAAGATGCCCGCTGTTTTAACCGAAGTAATGGATAAAGCTCAAAGAAAACCGGAAAATATTGATTTTATTATTTTTCACCAGGCCAATTTAAGAATTATTAATTCCATCGCGGAAAAATTCGGATGGCCGGCGGAAAAAAATATAGTGAACATTCAGAAATACGGCAACACCTCCGCCGCCACAATACCAATAGCTCTGGCAGAGGCAATAGAGCAGGGCAGGATAAAAAAGGGAAGTATAGTGGCAATGTCCGCTTTCGGCGCGGGCTTAACCTGGGGCGCCGCTATAATAAAAGTATAA
- a CDS encoding arsenic efflux protein: MVFVMDVLKHTLSITAFVFAMMLLVEYINVYTKNKLTALLNKNRFMQYVAAVVLGLLPGCLGSFAVVTLYIHGGATLGALVANMMATSGDEAFVMLAMIPKETFIITGMLFVSGIVIAYIVDAVFKGKHRFHEKGMPLHEEECICFDKNLIKEQWQKITPVRGILFVLVFILLLMFVYGQIGPKEWNYIRATFIAVYVFVIFVVATVPDHFLEEHLWKHVVIKHVPVVFLWTFGILAVMELVELLNITIPYMEHSKWIVLLAASLVGIIPESGPHLIFVMLYAEGSLPFSVLFANSIVQDGHGMLPLLAHSRKDFIKVKVINFTAALLLGGVMMAAGF, encoded by the coding sequence ATGGTATTTGTGATGGATGTTCTGAAACACACATTAAGCATAACGGCTTTTGTTTTTGCCATGATGCTGCTGGTGGAATATATAAATGTTTATACAAAAAACAAACTTACCGCGCTGCTTAATAAAAACAGGTTTATGCAGTACGTTGCAGCCGTTGTCCTGGGGCTTTTACCCGGCTGCCTTGGGTCTTTTGCGGTTGTTACCCTGTATATACACGGCGGGGCTACCTTAGGCGCGCTTGTCGCAAATATGATGGCTACAAGCGGGGACGAAGCCTTTGTAATGCTTGCGATGATACCAAAAGAAACGTTTATAATTACAGGAATGTTATTTGTGTCCGGTATTGTAATCGCTTATATTGTTGATGCGGTTTTTAAAGGCAAACACCGTTTTCATGAAAAAGGCATGCCTCTTCATGAAGAAGAGTGTATTTGTTTTGATAAAAACTTAATAAAAGAACAGTGGCAAAAAATAACGCCTGTCAGAGGCATTTTGTTTGTTCTGGTTTTTATACTTTTATTAATGTTTGTTTACGGCCAGATAGGGCCCAAGGAATGGAATTATATAAGGGCTACTTTTATAGCTGTTTATGTTTTTGTGATATTTGTAGTGGCAACTGTCCCGGATCATTTTTTGGAAGAACACCTTTGGAAACATGTTGTTATAAAGCATGTACCTGTTGTTTTTTTGTGGACCTTTGGTATATTGGCGGTAATGGAACTGGTTGAACTGTTAAATATTACCATTCCGTATATGGAACATTCAAAGTGGATTGTGCTTCTGGCAGCTTCGCTTGTGGGAATAATACCGGAATCAGGACCCCATCTTATATTTGTAATGCTGTACGCCGAAGGAAGCCTGCCTTTCAGCGTGCTGTTCGCGAATTCTATTGTCCAGGACGGGCACGGCATGCTGCCTTTGCTTGCGCATTCAAGGAAAGATTTTATAAAAGTAAAAGTTATAAATTTTACCGCCGCTTTATTATTGGGCGGTGTTATGATGGCTGCAGGCTTTTAA
- a CDS encoding Mrp/NBP35 family ATP-binding protein produces the protein MSVIDDIKNGAAGIKNIVAVASGKGGVGKSTVTANLAIALAKQGYKTAVVDADVYGPTMPSFFGIYTRPVMKDNKLIPVEKNGVKIMSIGFMLDDYSAVIWRGPMIMGAIKQFIADTEWGDIDIMLIDLPPGTGDAPLTICQALPLKGGLIVSTPQAAAAKTAARAADLFRQMNVPVLGAVLNMSYLICESCGKKNTVFPSSGAALLKNEAGLDIIAELPFYDGFMEETVPGEITHIENDKAAAQAFDELAKKVVKACVL, from the coding sequence ATGAGTGTAATTGATGACATTAAGAACGGCGCAGCAGGGATTAAAAATATCGTGGCGGTGGCAAGCGGAAAAGGCGGTGTGGGTAAATCTACGGTTACCGCAAATCTGGCGATAGCCCTTGCCAAACAGGGGTATAAGACAGCTGTGGTTGACGCGGATGTTTACGGGCCCACCATGCCTTCATTTTTTGGGATATATACAAGGCCTGTAATGAAAGATAATAAATTAATACCTGTTGAAAAAAACGGTGTAAAAATAATGTCAATAGGGTTTATGCTGGATGACTATTCCGCTGTTATATGGCGCGGGCCTATGATTATGGGCGCTATAAAACAGTTTATAGCTGATACAGAGTGGGGCGATATTGACATAATGTTAATTGACCTGCCCCCCGGCACAGGCGACGCGCCTTTGACAATATGCCAGGCGCTGCCGCTTAAAGGCGGGCTTATTGTTTCCACTCCGCAGGCTGCTGCCGCAAAGACGGCCGCGCGCGCTGCCGACCTGTTCAGGCAGATGAATGTTCCGGTTTTAGGCGCTGTGCTTAATATGTCATATTTAATCTGCGAATCGTGCGGCAAAAAGAATACTGTGTTTCCGTCAAGCGGGGCGGCGCTTCTTAAAAATGAAGCAGGGCTTGATATTATTGCGGAACTTCCTTTTTATGACGGTTTTATGGAAGAAACAGTTCCGGGAGAAATTACACATATTGAAAATGACAAAGCCGCAGCGCAGGCTTTTGATGAACTTGCAAAAAAAGTAGTTAAGGCATGTGTATTATAA
- a CDS encoding MBL fold metallo-hydrolase yields MKIKVIAEASTPAQRAREEWGLSLLINGNTLFDAFGQSRVFSKNIIKYEVDRKKIGRIIISHCHWDHIAGMEHVLFAGGNPMVYLPEKEWRLEELLNRYSVRYTVAGKKSTAEDGFILTGALKGRLGNDTITEQGAIFKGRKGLVLVAGCSHPGIVKMVKLAEKAAGNKIYAVVGGLHLKDSLIDEIAKTAKGLKALGVKRVIAGHCTGAAACDIIKKEFKTDFKKLETGDEYIL; encoded by the coding sequence ATGAAGATAAAGGTTATAGCCGAAGCTTCCACACCCGCGCAGCGCGCAAGGGAGGAGTGGGGCCTGTCGTTGTTAATAAATGGGAATACCCTTTTTGATGCTTTTGGGCAAAGCAGAGTGTTCAGCAAAAATATTATAAAGTATGAAGTTGACAGAAAAAAAATCGGACGGATTATAATTTCTCACTGCCATTGGGACCATATAGCGGGAATGGAACATGTTTTGTTTGCCGGCGGCAATCCTATGGTATATCTGCCTGAAAAAGAATGGCGTCTTGAAGAATTGCTTAACAGATATTCGGTGCGTTATACTGTTGCTGGTAAAAAAAGTACGGCAGAAGACGGGTTTATTCTTACAGGGGCTCTTAAAGGCAGGCTTGGAAATGACACAATAACAGAACAGGGCGCAATATTTAAAGGAAGAAAAGGGCTTGTGCTTGTTGCCGGTTGTTCCCATCCGGGTATTGTTAAGATGGTAAAACTTGCGGAAAAGGCCGCTGGAAATAAAATATACGCGGTTGTGGGCGGGCTGCATTTAAAAGACAGCCTGATTGATGAAATAGCAAAGACAGCCAAAGGGCTTAAAGCGCTTGGGGTAAAACGTGTCATTGCAGGGCATTGCACAGGGGCGGCTGCATGTGATATTATAAAAAAAGAGTTTAAAACAGATTTTAAAAAACTTGAAACAGGCGATGAATATATACTATAG
- a CDS encoding CoA-binding protein: MGIKERVVVLGASHKPERYSYKAIQALLNNGHEVIPVNPALKEVLGLKVINKLEEISGKVDTVTLYVGPERLAQMADEIVNLKPKRIIANPGAESEIMRLAADKNKIEYEEACTLVLLSTGQF, translated from the coding sequence ATGGGAATAAAAGAAAGGGTTGTAGTGCTTGGAGCAAGCCATAAGCCGGAAAGATATTCTTACAAGGCGATACAGGCTCTTTTAAATAACGGGCATGAGGTAATACCTGTAAATCCGGCGTTAAAAGAGGTGCTGGGTCTTAAAGTGATTAATAAACTTGAAGAAATATCCGGCAAGGTGGACACAGTCACATTGTATGTGGGGCCTGAAAGGCTTGCGCAGATGGCGGATGAAATTGTAAATTTAAAACCCAAACGCATAATTGCCAATCCCGGCGCCGAATCAGAAATTATGCGTCTTGCAGCTGATAAAAATAAAATTGAATATGAAGAAGCGTGCACTCTTGTGCTTCTTTCAACAGGGCAGTTTTAA
- a CDS encoding DoxX family membrane protein has product MNKIKEMLSNKYLLYFLKLALGFVFIVASVGKIIDPAGFAKDVYSYVILPTTFVPFFASVAPWVEFIAGILLMLDITPRSNALIINGMLVVFIAAIAIDIYRGVEISCGCFDFLFPEEEIGVNTIIRDFIMLGAGIIVMFFDHNEVKMYGMLKK; this is encoded by the coding sequence ATGAATAAGATAAAAGAGATGCTGTCAAATAAATACCTGCTGTATTTTTTGAAACTTGCGCTTGGTTTTGTTTTTATTGTGGCAAGCGTGGGAAAAATTATTGATCCCGCGGGATTTGCCAAAGACGTGTATTCGTACGTGATTCTTCCGACGACATTTGTTCCGTTTTTCGCCTCTGTGGCGCCGTGGGTGGAATTTATCGCCGGTATTTTACTTATGCTGGATATAACGCCAAGAAGCAACGCGCTTATAATAAATGGCATGCTGGTTGTTTTCATAGCCGCAATTGCCATAGACATTTACAGGGGTGTTGAAATATCCTGCGGTTGTTTTGATTTTCTGTTCCCCGAAGAAGAGATTGGGGTAAATACGATAATCAGGGATTTTATAATGCTTGGCGCGGGTATTATTGTAATGTTCTTTGACCATAACGAGGTAAAGATGTACGGTATGTTAAAAAAATAA